From Curtobacterium sp. SGAir0471, the proteins below share one genomic window:
- a CDS encoding RecQ family ATP-dependent DNA helicase gives MDTALRTRAAEVFGWDLRDAQVTVIDAVLSGRDALALMPTGSGKSAIYQVAGLALDGLVVVVSPLVALQEDQVVGLQRHEDAPRAVAINATKRVAEVDEAWDAVAAGDVRYVFLAPEQLAKDDVVERLADAGVSLLAVDEAHCVSSWGHDFRPAYLALGEAAERLGRPPIVALTATGSAPVREDVVERLGMRDPLVLSAGFDRPGIRIEVERYGDADQKRDAVIEQAAAATGTGIVYVATRKETEEYADALRARGKDARPYHAGMRVQDRESVLHAFHDGDVDVVVATSAFGMGIDKPDVRFVLHADIAESVDAHYQEIGRAGRDGAPATATLHYRSEDLGLRRFFATGTPKPASLRAVFDAVPAEGTIARSALPDASGLSSRTAGRAVNTLIEAGVLEDGSEGVARVAGGPTTAAAAAKAATERAEQREEVEQSRIAMMRRFAETLGCRRQFLLAYFGDELAEPCGNCDTCTSGTAYDEAAHGADGANDDAWPPESAVQHAQWGHGIVMSTEDDRVTVFFESAGYKTLALADVEERHLLERV, from the coding sequence ATGGACACCGCACTCCGCACCCGCGCCGCCGAGGTCTTCGGCTGGGACCTCCGAGACGCCCAGGTCACCGTCATCGACGCCGTCCTGTCCGGCCGTGACGCCCTCGCGCTGATGCCGACCGGCTCCGGCAAGTCCGCGATCTACCAGGTCGCGGGGCTCGCGCTCGACGGGTTGGTCGTGGTGGTCTCCCCGCTGGTGGCCCTGCAGGAGGACCAGGTCGTCGGACTCCAGCGCCACGAGGACGCCCCGCGGGCCGTGGCGATCAACGCCACCAAGCGCGTCGCCGAGGTGGACGAGGCCTGGGACGCCGTCGCCGCCGGTGACGTCCGCTACGTCTTCCTCGCGCCGGAGCAGCTCGCCAAGGACGACGTCGTCGAGCGCCTCGCCGACGCCGGCGTCTCGCTGCTCGCCGTCGACGAGGCCCACTGCGTCTCGTCGTGGGGGCACGACTTCCGTCCGGCCTACCTCGCCCTCGGTGAGGCCGCCGAACGCCTGGGCCGCCCGCCGATCGTCGCGCTGACCGCGACCGGGTCGGCGCCGGTCCGCGAGGACGTCGTCGAACGCCTCGGCATGCGGGACCCGCTCGTGCTGTCCGCGGGGTTCGACCGTCCGGGCATCCGGATCGAGGTCGAGCGCTACGGCGACGCCGACCAGAAGCGCGACGCGGTGATCGAGCAGGCCGCGGCGGCGACCGGTACCGGCATCGTCTACGTCGCGACCCGCAAGGAGACCGAGGAGTACGCCGACGCGCTCCGAGCTCGCGGGAAGGACGCCCGGCCGTACCACGCCGGCATGCGCGTGCAGGACCGGGAGTCGGTGCTGCACGCCTTCCACGACGGCGACGTCGACGTGGTCGTCGCGACGAGTGCGTTCGGGATGGGCATCGACAAGCCCGACGTCCGGTTCGTGCTGCACGCCGACATCGCCGAGTCGGTGGACGCGCACTACCAGGAGATCGGTCGTGCCGGGCGTGACGGCGCCCCGGCCACCGCGACCCTGCACTACCGGTCCGAGGACCTCGGGCTCCGCCGCTTCTTCGCCACCGGCACGCCGAAGCCCGCATCGCTCCGGGCCGTCTTCGACGCGGTCCCCGCCGAGGGCACGATCGCCCGGTCGGCCCTGCCCGACGCCTCCGGACTGTCCTCGCGCACGGCCGGGCGCGCGGTGAACACGCTGATCGAGGCCGGCGTCCTCGAGGACGGCTCCGAGGGCGTCGCCCGCGTGGCGGGCGGCCCGACGACGGCTGCGGCCGCGGCGAAGGCCGCGACCGAGCGGGCGGAGCAGCGCGAGGAGGTCGAGCAGTCGCGGATCGCGATGATGCGCCGCTTCGCCGAGACGCTCGGCTGCCGCCGGCAGTTCCTGCTCGCGTACTTCGGGGACGAGCTCGCCGAGCCCTGCGGCAACTGCGACACCTGCACCTCGGGCACCGCCTACGACGAGGCTGCGCACGGCGCCGACGGTGCGAACGACGACGCCTGGCCGCCGGAGTCCGCCGTGCAGCACGCGCAGTGGGGTCACGGCATCGTGATGAGCACCGAGGACGACCGCGTGACGGTGTTCTTCGAGTCCGCCGGGTACAAGACCCTCGCGCTCGCCGACGTCGAGGAACGGCACCTGCTCGAGCGCGTCTGA
- the sucC gene encoding ADP-forming succinate--CoA ligase subunit beta: protein MDLFEYQARDLFESYGVPVLQGITADTPEEARAAAEQIGGVVVVKAQVKVGGRGKAGGVKVAKTPDEAYEHAKAILGLDIKGHTVQRVMVAQGADIAEEFYFSVLLDRANRSYLSLVSVEGGMEIEQLAVEKPEALARVEVNPLTGINKEAALDIARQANFPSELQDQVADVFVQLYDVFAGEDATLVEVNPLVRTGDGQILALDGKVSLDDNADFRHEQHKQLEDTASEDPLEAKAKQHGLNYVKLDGEVGVIGNGAGLVMSTLDVVAYAGERHGGVKPANFLDIGGGASAEVMANGLDVILGDPQVKSVFVNVFGGITACDAVANGIVAALGILGDSATKPLVVRLDGNNVDEGRRILSEAAHPLVTIAETMDDAAEQAAELAAAAA from the coding sequence GTGGATCTTTTCGAGTACCAGGCCAGGGACCTCTTCGAGTCCTACGGCGTCCCTGTGCTGCAGGGCATCACCGCCGACACCCCGGAAGAGGCGAGGGCGGCCGCCGAGCAGATCGGCGGCGTGGTCGTCGTCAAGGCGCAGGTGAAGGTCGGCGGGCGCGGCAAGGCCGGCGGCGTCAAGGTCGCGAAGACCCCGGACGAGGCGTACGAGCACGCGAAGGCCATCCTCGGCCTCGACATCAAGGGCCACACCGTCCAGCGCGTGATGGTCGCGCAGGGTGCCGACATCGCCGAGGAGTTCTACTTCTCGGTGCTGCTCGACCGGGCGAACCGCTCGTACCTGTCGCTCGTCAGCGTCGAGGGCGGCATGGAGATCGAGCAGCTCGCGGTCGAGAAGCCCGAGGCGCTCGCGCGCGTCGAGGTGAACCCGCTGACGGGCATCAACAAGGAAGCGGCGCTCGACATCGCGCGCCAGGCGAACTTCCCCTCCGAGCTCCAGGACCAGGTCGCGGACGTCTTCGTGCAGCTCTACGACGTGTTCGCGGGCGAGGACGCCACGCTCGTCGAGGTCAACCCGCTGGTCCGCACCGGCGACGGGCAGATCCTCGCCCTCGACGGCAAGGTGTCGCTCGACGACAACGCCGACTTCCGCCACGAGCAGCACAAGCAGCTCGAGGACACCGCGAGCGAGGACCCGCTCGAGGCCAAGGCGAAGCAGCACGGCCTGAACTACGTGAAGCTCGACGGCGAGGTCGGCGTGATCGGCAACGGCGCAGGGCTCGTCATGTCGACGCTCGACGTCGTCGCCTACGCCGGTGAGCGCCACGGCGGCGTGAAGCCGGCGAACTTCCTCGACATCGGCGGCGGCGCCTCGGCCGAGGTCATGGCGAACGGCCTCGACGTCATCCTCGGCGACCCGCAGGTGAAGAGCGTCTTCGTGAACGTCTTCGGCGGCATCACCGCCTGCGACGCGGTCGCGAACGGCATCGTCGCCGCGCTCGGCATCCTCGGCGACTCGGCGACCAAGCCGCTCGTCGTGCGCCTGGACGGCAACAACGTCGACGAGGGTCGTCGGATCCTGAGCGAAGCGGCGCACCCGCTCGTGACGATCGCCGAGACCATGGACGATGCGGCCGAGCAGGCCGCCGAGCTCGCCGCGGCCGCGGCGTAA